The Stigmatella ashevillena genomic sequence CGGGCAAGGGCTCTCCCACGTTGAGCTGCCGCCGGGGAAACCCTTCCTTCGTCCGCCTCGCCTCGCGCAGCACGTTCCCCAGCAGCACCGGCCAGGCCGGCGTGCGCTGGAGGTTGGAGCGGGACAACGCCAGGTTGAGGTGGATCCGGCCATCCTCCTCGGACAGCAGCACCGCGTCCTCCGCCGTCACCAAGGGGTGCCCGGGAGGGTTGTCCCCCGCCGTCCAGCGCACGCCCCCCAACTGCACGTCATCCAGCAGCGGATGGCCCTTCTCGGAGAAGAAGGGGCCCACGAAGGTGCGCAGCTTGCCTGAGGCGCCCACCGTCAGCCGCGCATCCGTGCCCGGAGGGCCCCACACGGGCACGCCTTCCCCCGCCCCCACCTCCACGCCCGGCGCCACCGCCAGGAAGCGCTCCAACGCCTGGCGCGCGGGGGCCTCCAGCGCCTCCCCCAGGGCCAGGCGCACCGGGCGCACCGCGGAGGGCACCAGCCGCGCCTGCCCATCCTCCGGCAGCGCGTCCGGTGGCAACGTCACCTCCACATCGCCGGCGTTCTCGAAGGTCAGGCGCACCGTCGCCGCGCCCTCGGCGGGCAGCTCCACCCGCTCGCTTCGCTCGGAGCCCTCCTTCGCACCCGCCCCAGGCCGCGCGAGGATGCGCAGGTCCACCTGCTCTGGCCCACCGAAGCGCGCCACCCGCAGCGTCACCGTCGCCCGCGCGCCCTCGTCCCGCCGCTGCGCGGACACCAGCGCCACGTTGTCCCGGGGCACGCCCAGCGCCGTCCACCGCACCGTGGGGGGAACCGCCACCCCCTCCTCCGGCATCGCATCCGTGAAGAAGTGCACGTGCCGACCCGGCCCGGCCAGCTCCTGGGCCCATAATAAGGTGGCGGTCACCTCGTGACTGGCCCCCAGCGCCTGGAAAGACTCCAGCGCCGCCAGCGCCCGCGAGGGCTCTGCCTCTGGCCCCGCGAGGACGCGGGGGGACAGGCCACTGGCCAGCACCGTCACCCGCGTGGCGCGCTCTTCTTTCAAACGCAGGGCGGCCTCGCGGCGCACCTGCTCCAGCACCGCCACCCCGTCCGGCCCCCGGGCCGAGAGCGAGAGGCCGCCATCCACCACCAGCACCACGTGGCGCCCCGAGGCGTCCTCTCCCCAGCGCACGTCCGCCAGGAAGAGGGCCGCGGCGAGCACCGCCAGCATCTCCAACAGGAAGGAGGCCTCGCGGGTGAACCGCTCGAAGCGAGGACCCGCCTCGGCCCGAGGGCGCGGCGTGCGCCAGAGGAACAGGGCACTCACGGTGACGGGCTTCTGCCGCCGCCGCAGGAAGTAGGCCGCCGCCAGGGGCACCCACGCCCCCAGTGCCAGCAATCCCCAGGGAAAGCCGAAGCTCACGCGCCGCCTCCCGCCAGGAAGAGGGCCCGCAGCGGGCCTCGCACCAACGCCTCCAGCGGCTCCGGGGCGGGAGCCGTCAACAGGGCCGCCCGCGCCCGCAGCGCCGAGGTGCGCAGCACCCGCTGGTGCTCCGTGAAGCGGCGCGTGTAAGCGGCCAGCACGTCCTCGGTGAGCAGTTCCTCCAACGCCGCGCCACTCTCGGCATCCACCAGCCGGGCTCCCTCTCCGCCCGAGGGCTCCAGGTCCTCCGCGTCCAGCACCTGCACCAGGAAGAGGGCCGAGGCCCCCCGCGACAACCGGGCCACGAGGCCGGCCAGGTCCGCCTCGAAGAGGAAGTCGCTCACCACCACCCGGAGGCCACACGGCCTCAAGGGCGGGAGCCGTCCCAAGGCCCGTGGCAGATCATCCCGCGCATCGAACACCGAGGCCCGCAGGGCCGCGCGGCAGGCGGGCCCCTGCGTCCGCTCCCCCCGCGCCCCCGAGGTGAGCACCGTGGGCGTCAGCCCTTGCAGCCCTCCCACCTCCACCGTCAGCAGCGCCAGTTCCCGCGCGCGGGCCTCCTTGCTGGGGCTGAGCGCCATGGAGCACGAGCCATCCACCAGCACCTCCAGGCGCGGCGACACCTCGTCCTGGCGCACCCGGAGCACCATCTCCCCCGTGCGCGCCACCGCGTTCCAGTCCACCTGCCGCAGGTCATCGCCGGGCTGGTAGGCGCGGAAGTCATGCAGCTCCATCGAGGCGCCCACGGAGGTGGCGCGCACCTCGCCCACCCGTCCCCGGTGAGGCACGCGGGGCAGCGCCAGGGACAACCCCGGGGCCAGCCGGGCCACCGCCTTGTCGTCCATCCCGCTCACGCGGCGTGCGCCTGCCGCTCACGCCGGGCGAGCACCCGGTCCGCGACGAAGGTGGCCAGCACCGCCACCCCACACACGAAGAAGAGCAGCTCCGGCGTCATCTTGGGCTGCTCGTACATGTATTCGTACGTGGCGAAGTTCACGGTCCCCACGGTGGGATTGAGCAGGTTGAGGAGGCCGTCATCGGACTGGCGCCCCAACAGCAGGGCCACCAGGGGCGGAATCACGCTGCCCAGGCCCACCAGCGTCACGAAGAGGATGCGCACCGACACGGGAGAGGCCCAGCGATCCGAGCGTGGCATCCGCCCCATCAGCAGCGCCGCCGAGAGGAACAAGAGCGCGTAGGCCGCCGAGGCACCGGTGGCGAGGATCACCGGCCCGTGGTTGGTTCTCGTGTTGGGGGAGTTCACCTGGAGCAGCACGCAGAGCGCCGCCCACCCGAGCATCAGCACCACCATGAGCCGGAAGCCGCGCAAGGCCCCCGGACGCAGCAGGGACCACACATGGGTCTTCGCCCGGAGCGCCCGTGCCTGCCCATCCACATCGGTGACGAGCAGGAGGCCTGCCAGGGTGAGGTGCAGGGTGCCCAGCAGGCCGCCAATGAACGCCACTTCCTGCTCCTGGGATTGCGTCCACCAGATCCCCACCAGCACCACCGCGCTCAACACCATCTGGATCAACAGCGCGCGGCGAGGGCCTCGCGTGTAGTCCTCGGTGCTCAGGCTCAACCGCGAGGCGGCTGTCTCGAAGAGGAGCGCGCCGTAGCTCACCATCAGCCACAGCGCCACGCCCACGACATAGAGAAACTCCTCCTCGCGCATCCAGCGGGGGTTCCCCGTGCTCAGGGCGAACGCCACCCCCAGCCCCTGGGCCACACCCAACCCCAGCACGCCCAGCACCACGAAGTGCATGAAGGCGCGCCCCAGCCGCCCATCGGCCAGCGTGGCCGCGCACACCGCCAGCACCGTCAGGAAGACCAGCCAGAGCGCCCCCAGCGCCAGCACCACCAGGATGCTCATCAACTCGATGCCATTGAGGTAGTAGCTGAACAGCAGGAACGGCCCCGCCGCCGAGGCATACAGCCCCGCCTGGATGAGGAAGCTGGCCACCTTGCCCCGCAGGATGCGCCGGGGCCCCAGGCCGGTGAGGGTCAGCAACACCCACGTCTCATCCTCGCGCTCACGCGCCAGCGACCGGTACGCGCTGTAGGGGATGATGAAGAAGTGCACCAGCCCCAGGAAGACGAAGAAGGTGAAGAAGTACGTCTGCCCCTTGGGCCGGTAGCTGCCCCCGCTCATGTCCGCGTACGCCAACAACGACACCAGCAGACACGCGAGCAGCATCAGCCCGAAGCACACCCAGAAGAGCCGCGTGCGCAGCCCCTGGCGGACCTCCTTCACCACCAGCGGGTTGAGCCGCTCCCCCAACCGCTCTGCCAACCGGGCCCACCGGGAGGGCAGCAGCGCCACGTCCTCGCTCACGCCACCCTCCCCTTCGTCACCGTCATGAAGGCATCCTC encodes the following:
- a CDS encoding BatA and WFA domain-containing protein, with the protein product MSFGFPWGLLALGAWVPLAAAYFLRRRQKPVTVSALFLWRTPRPRAEAGPRFERFTREASFLLEMLAVLAAALFLADVRWGEDASGRHVVLVVDGGLSLSARGPDGVAVLEQVRREAALRLKEERATRVTVLASGLSPRVLAGPEAEPSRALAALESFQALGASHEVTATLLWAQELAGPGRHVHFFTDAMPEEGVAVPPTVRWTALGVPRDNVALVSAQRRDEGARATVTLRVARFGGPEQVDLRILARPGAGAKEGSERSERVELPAEGAATVRLTFENAGDVEVTLPPDALPEDGQARLVPSAVRPVRLALGEALEAPARQALERFLAVAPGVEVGAGEGVPVWGPPGTDARLTVGASGKLRTFVGPFFSEKGHPLLDDVQLGGVRWTAGDNPPGHPLVTAEDAVLLSEEDGRIHLNLALSRSNLQRTPAWPVLLGNVLREARRTKEGFPRRQLNVGEPLPVVTEAGVRYALEGPLGEKPLFGAGALTLPAPPVPGRYALVREGDVVDVADVLSLDARESDLRGRGRGEREAQAEETDARDAGAEGRARWPLVVLLGALLADFYVTRRL
- a CDS encoding ABC transporter permease; the encoded protein is MSEDVALLPSRWARLAERLGERLNPLVVKEVRQGLRTRLFWVCFGLMLLACLLVSLLAYADMSGGSYRPKGQTYFFTFFVFLGLVHFFIIPYSAYRSLAREREDETWVLLTLTGLGPRRILRGKVASFLIQAGLYASAAGPFLLFSYYLNGIELMSILVVLALGALWLVFLTVLAVCAATLADGRLGRAFMHFVVLGVLGLGVAQGLGVAFALSTGNPRWMREEEFLYVVGVALWLMVSYGALLFETAASRLSLSTEDYTRGPRRALLIQMVLSAVVLVGIWWTQSQEQEVAFIGGLLGTLHLTLAGLLLVTDVDGQARALRAKTHVWSLLRPGALRGFRLMVVLMLGWAALCVLLQVNSPNTRTNHGPVILATGASAAYALLFLSAALLMGRMPRSDRWASPVSVRILFVTLVGLGSVIPPLVALLLGRQSDDGLLNLLNPTVGTVNFATYEYMYEQPKMTPELLFFVCGVAVLATFVADRVLARRERQAHAA
- a CDS encoding DUF58 domain-containing protein, which codes for MDDKAVARLAPGLSLALPRVPHRGRVGEVRATSVGASMELHDFRAYQPGDDLRQVDWNAVARTGEMVLRVRQDEVSPRLEVLVDGSCSMALSPSKEARARELALLTVEVGGLQGLTPTVLTSGARGERTQGPACRAALRASVFDARDDLPRALGRLPPLRPCGLRVVVSDFLFEADLAGLVARLSRGASALFLVQVLDAEDLEPSGGEGARLVDAESGAALEELLTEDVLAAYTRRFTEHQRVLRTSALRARAALLTAPAPEPLEALVRGPLRALFLAGGGA